A genomic stretch from Tepidisphaeraceae bacterium includes:
- the rsmG gene encoding 16S rRNA (guanine(527)-N(7))-methyltransferase RsmG: MADMHPLWNELAAKANVTLTEAQHEQLSTYLKLLTAANNRMNLTRIVDRETAEVQHIGDALTVLPHLPPGGHSLADVGTGGGVPGIPLAIARPDVRVTLIEATKKKAAFLTEAVTALGLTNVRITAERAEEAATGGRRESFDVVVARAVATMPWLAEWCLPLARKGGKVLCLKGPKAHEELPFSKKAIRLGGGGSPIIHPVELPGTENRIIVEIRKVDRSDSRLPRPPSGAKGGPL; encoded by the coding sequence ATGGCGGACATGCACCCGCTCTGGAACGAACTCGCTGCCAAGGCCAACGTGACGTTGACCGAGGCCCAACACGAACAGCTCTCGACCTACCTGAAGCTGCTGACGGCCGCCAACAATCGGATGAACCTCACGCGCATCGTCGACCGCGAGACGGCCGAGGTGCAGCACATCGGTGACGCCCTGACCGTCCTGCCCCACCTGCCGCCCGGCGGGCACTCGCTGGCCGACGTGGGCACCGGGGGTGGCGTGCCCGGCATTCCCCTTGCGATCGCGCGACCCGACGTGCGGGTCACGCTGATCGAGGCGACGAAGAAGAAGGCCGCGTTCCTGACCGAGGCCGTGACCGCGCTGGGCTTAACCAACGTGCGCATCACCGCCGAGCGCGCCGAGGAGGCCGCCACTGGCGGTCGCCGCGAGAGTTTTGACGTCGTCGTCGCCCGCGCCGTCGCCACGATGCCCTGGCTAGCCGAGTGGTGCCTGCCGCTGGCCCGCAAGGGGGGCAAGGTCCTCTGCCTGAAGGGCCCCAAGGCCCACGAGGAACTGCCATTCTCAAAGAAAGCCATCCGCCTCGGGGGTGGGGGCTCGCCGATCATTCACCCGGTCGAACTGCCCGGCACCGAGAACCGCATCATCGTCGAGATTCGGAAGGTCGACCGCAGTGATAGCCGCCTGCCGCGTCCTCCCAGTGGCGCCAAGGGCGGGCCCCTGTAG